A genome region from Bufo gargarizans isolate SCDJY-AF-19 chromosome 2, ASM1485885v1, whole genome shotgun sequence includes the following:
- the LOC122928304 gene encoding zinc finger matrin-type protein 2, whose translation MSMRVERSTLDQVKKRFEVNKKKMEEKQKDYDFEERMKELREEEEKARAYKKEKQREKKRKAEEDLGFEEDDEMAAVMGFSGFGSSKKSH comes from the exons ATGTCCATGCGAGTAGAACGCTCCACGCTGGATCaagtaaaaaaacgatttgaagtAAATAAgaagaaaatggaagaaaaacaAAAGGATTACGACTTTGAGGAGAGAATGAAAGAACTGCGGGAAGAG GAGGAAAAAGCACGAGCCTATAAAAAAGAAAAGCAGAGGGAGAAAAAGAGGAAGGCGGAGGAAGATTTGGGGTTTGAAGAAGATGATGAAATGGCAGCTGTCATGGGTTTCTCAGGGTTTGGTTCCTCAAAAAAGAGTCACTGA